In [Phormidium] sp. ETS-05, the genomic window TCGAGAATTATTGGGGGAAAAAACCGGCAAATCAAGGGATAGATATTCAGAGGCTGTCTAACCCAGTTAATTTGTATAATGCTTTTAGAACTGGTGCGGTGGATGTGGCTTATGAAACCCTCGACCCCGACCAAATCAGAAGTTTAGAGCAAATGGCTCCCCAAACCGGTTGGCAAGTGTTGAAAAATAATGGCAATTTTGTCAGCTATTGGGTGCTGAATGTGAAAAAAAACCCTTTAGATAATCAGAAAGTCCGTCAGGCAATAGCGGCAATTATCGATCGCAATTTACTGATAGAACGAGTACAAGCTGGTCAAGCTGACCCGCTTTACAGTCTGATTCCTTCTAATTTTGATGCTTACAAACCTACATTCAAAGAACGCTATGGGGAAGGTAACACGGCTTTGGCCAAACAATTGTTAACCGAAGCAGGGTATAATCAAAGTAATCCCTTAAAGCTGGAAATCTGGTATCCTTCCACTTCCCCAGTGCGCGGTTTAGTGGCTAGTGCGTTGAAGGCGATCGCCGAAAAACAACTCGGCGGTATCCTCCAACTCCAGTTAAACAGCGTCGAATTTACCACCGCCTCCGCCAACCTCGACAAAGGCGTTTACCAAACCTTCCTCTTTAACTGGGTTCCCGACTTTTACGACCCCGATAACTTCATCTATCCCTTTCTCTCCTGTCCCCAAGGCAACCCCACCAGCGGCTGTCAATCAGGAGGCAGTCAATCCCAAGGCAGTTTTTACTACAACCCCACCGCCAATCAACTCCTCGACCAACAACGTCAGGAACTCAACCCGGAAAATCGCGCTGCCATCCTTGGTCAAATTCAAGACCTCATCGCCGAAGAAGTGCCCTACATCCCCCTATTCCAAAACAAAGACTATGCTTTTGCCCAGAAACATATAAACGGTGTCACTCTCGACCCCAGCCGTGTTTTCCCCATGTGGAATATCACGAAAACTAAAGACTCCTAAGAATTGACAATGCAGAAACCGGGTTTCTATGAGAAAATCTAGTTCTAGACAAGGAATCTTGGCCAGAAACCCGGTTTCTAATACAATATCAATCAATTGTCAATTGTCAGGCTTCTGGGGGTCGCGCCAGTTGTCGAAAACAGCGATATTATGCACGCAGGAAACTGTGCAGTATGGGGCGCAATCCTTCTCGGTGGCGTACTCAGCATCAATATGTTCCTGGGTGTATTCCAAGAAGGGAATGCCGGGGTAGCCCCTTTGCTGAGAGCAGCGATGCACCAGACCATCCTCGCAGACGTACAGATACCGGGCTCCGGCTCGACACCGCCACTGGTTGGGGCGGCCCTCTACGAGGTTATCCTTGAATGCCATAAACTGCGATATGGGCCAGGGGGTGGTGGAACGGAAATCCTGGTAAACGGCTCGTTCCTGTGGACCTAGAGGCTGGAGTTGGCCATTGCCGTCGTGGAGGACGCCCACTGTGCTGCTAAAGCCCAGTTTCCGGGCATGACGACCGATGGTCAAGGCATCCTCTGGGTTGGAGATACTGGCACCAATCACGGAGTTGATGTTAATGTCGAAGTCCGCATAGGCAGCCAGGTAATCCAGTTTCGGCCCGATCGTCTTCAGGCTCTTTTTCGATACATCATCTGGGTGAACGTTGTCAATGCTGATCTGCATCCGCAGCAAGCCCGCATCGTTGAGCCGGTGAATGCGATCGGGCGTGATATAGTAGGCGTTTGTCAGCAGTTCCGGCAGCATTCCGTGATCCGCGATGCGCCGGATTAGATCGTAGATATCTGGGTGCATCAGGGGTTCACCGCCGCTGAATGTCACCATCGAGGCGCCCAGTTCTGCTGCCTTGTCGATACGCCGAAACATCTCCTCGGTGGGTACTGGGGGTGAGTGGTCGTCGTATTCATTGCAGTAGGCGCAGGCGAGATTGCAGCGTCGCATCGGAATCATATGAATTAGGATGGGGTGCTTAGTTGAAGCGATCGCCC contains:
- a CDS encoding radical SAM protein, coding for MLKKQNRLTPKLAMLKVGARAIASTKHPILIHMIPMRRCNLACAYCNEYDDHSPPVPTEEMFRRIDKAAELGASMVTFSGGEPLMHPDIYDLIRRIADHGMLPELLTNAYYITPDRIHRLNDAGLLRMQISIDNVHPDDVSKKSLKTIGPKLDYLAAYADFDININSVIGASISNPEDALTIGRHARKLGFSSTVGVLHDGNGQLQPLGPQERAVYQDFRSTTPWPISQFMAFKDNLVEGRPNQWRCRAGARYLYVCEDGLVHRCSQQRGYPGIPFLEYTQEHIDAEYATEKDCAPYCTVSCVHNIAVFDNWRDPQKPDN
- a CDS encoding ABC transporter substrate-binding protein; protein product: MTNNKWQRWGQFIGLFCICLFLTVSCGGSKTQTPQTLQSGSQQGGDVGSNRITIGTTAKIRTLDPADAYDLASGILLENMGDRLYTYADGTRQIQPHLAAALPTVSSDGLTYTIPLRSGVTFHDGTPFNAEAMAFSLKRFMENSGQPSFLLSDTISSITATAEYELTIKLKKPFAAFPALLTFFGACAVSPKHYQIGAGKFQPDTFVGTGPYKLAELGTDKIKLDVFENYWGKKPANQGIDIQRLSNPVNLYNAFRTGAVDVAYETLDPDQIRSLEQMAPQTGWQVLKNNGNFVSYWVLNVKKNPLDNQKVRQAIAAIIDRNLLIERVQAGQADPLYSLIPSNFDAYKPTFKERYGEGNTALAKQLLTEAGYNQSNPLKLEIWYPSTSPVRGLVASALKAIAEKQLGGILQLQLNSVEFTTASANLDKGVYQTFLFNWVPDFYDPDNFIYPFLSCPQGNPTSGCQSGGSQSQGSFYYNPTANQLLDQQRQELNPENRAAILGQIQDLIAEEVPYIPLFQNKDYAFAQKHINGVTLDPSRVFPMWNITKTKDS